The following are encoded together in the Pseudodesulfovibrio indicus genome:
- a CDS encoding ATP-binding cassette domain-containing protein → MTQTPLVQMRGINKRFGGVHAVRDVSIDLMPGEVVGVLGHNGAGKTVLMKALSGAIPCDEGDILINGEKAVIKSPRDARRYGIETIYQTLALSDNLDAPANLFLGREIMTRWGTLDDGRMENEARKVISRLNPNFTNIKDPVRNMSGGQRQSVAIARAIYFNAKILIMDEPTAALGPHETAMVAELIKQLKSEGIGIFLISHDLHDVFGLADRVSVIKNGKLVGTRRTCDVTKDEVLGMIILGKNPGESQAA, encoded by the coding sequence ATGACACAGACCCCACTGGTTCAGATGCGCGGCATCAACAAGCGGTTCGGCGGCGTGCACGCGGTGCGCGACGTGTCCATCGACCTCATGCCCGGCGAGGTGGTCGGCGTGCTCGGCCACAACGGCGCGGGCAAGACCGTGCTCATGAAGGCCCTGTCCGGGGCCATCCCCTGCGACGAGGGCGACATCCTCATCAACGGCGAGAAGGCGGTCATCAAGAGCCCGCGCGACGCCCGCAGGTACGGCATCGAGACCATCTACCAGACCCTGGCGCTCTCGGACAACCTGGACGCCCCGGCCAACCTCTTCCTGGGCCGCGAGATCATGACCCGCTGGGGAACCCTGGACGACGGGCGCATGGAGAACGAGGCGCGCAAGGTCATCAGCCGCCTGAACCCGAACTTCACCAACATCAAGGACCCGGTGCGCAACATGTCCGGCGGCCAGCGGCAGTCCGTGGCCATTGCCCGGGCCATCTACTTCAACGCCAAGATCCTGATCATGGACGAGCCCACGGCAGCGCTCGGCCCGCACGAGACCGCCATGGTCGCGGAACTGATCAAGCAGCTCAAGAGCGAGGGCATCGGCATCTTCCTGATCAGCCACGACCTGCACGACGTCTTCGGCCTGGCCGACCGCGTGTCGGTGATCAAGAACGGCAAGCTGGTCGGCACCCGGCGCACCTGCGACGTGACCAAGGACGAGGTCCTGGGCATGATCATCCTGGGCAAGAACCCCGGGGAGTCCCAGGCCGCCTGA
- the phnD gene encoding phosphate/phosphite/phosphonate ABC transporter substrate-binding protein encodes MNAPSPLIVRILAALVLAWLAVSPARAGEAPLVMGLGSADSREAVLNTWGPILEDLSARLGRRVVPMVLDDYAGVIWYLASGKAQLAWLGNKAAIEAVDRAGAEIVAQSMTRYGAGYYAHLIARRDGPYADAQDVLDHAGEIEFGIGDPNSTSGFTVPSYYLFASRGIDPERIFKRLVHHNHEENFLAVAEGRLDVATGNSSAMARYKVRFPEESAGVKIIWTSPLIPSDPILVRSELNPGLKKRITDFFVEYARPGKDKSEARVKREAENLAARKWTGFKRSDNTQLEPVRRLELYKDRLRIEADETLTDAERKARLGEVDAALKGLDRE; translated from the coding sequence ATGAACGCGCCATCACCCCTCATCGTCCGCATCCTGGCGGCCCTCGTCCTGGCCTGGCTGGCCGTCTCTCCGGCGCGGGCCGGAGAAGCGCCCCTGGTCATGGGCCTCGGTTCCGCCGACTCCAGGGAAGCGGTACTGAACACATGGGGCCCGATCCTCGAAGACCTGTCCGCCCGGCTCGGCAGGCGGGTCGTTCCCATGGTCCTGGACGACTACGCAGGGGTCATCTGGTACCTGGCCTCGGGCAAGGCCCAGCTCGCCTGGCTGGGCAACAAGGCGGCCATCGAGGCCGTGGACCGCGCCGGGGCCGAGATCGTGGCCCAGTCCATGACCAGGTACGGGGCCGGCTACTACGCCCACCTCATCGCCAGGCGCGACGGGCCATACGCCGACGCGCAGGACGTTCTCGATCACGCCGGGGAGATCGAGTTCGGCATCGGCGACCCCAACTCCACCTCCGGCTTCACCGTGCCGAGCTACTATCTCTTCGCCTCTCGGGGCATCGACCCGGAGCGCATCTTCAAGCGGCTGGTCCACCACAACCATGAGGAGAACTTCCTGGCCGTGGCCGAGGGCAGACTGGACGTGGCCACGGGCAACAGCTCGGCCATGGCCCGCTACAAGGTCCGGTTCCCGGAGGAATCCGCCGGGGTGAAGATCATCTGGACCTCGCCGCTGATCCCCTCGGACCCCATCCTGGTACGCTCGGAACTGAACCCCGGCCTCAAGAAGCGAATCACGGATTTCTTTGTGGAATACGCCCGGCCCGGCAAGGACAAGAGCGAAGCCCGGGTGAAGCGCGAGGCCGAAAACCTCGCCGCCCGCAAGTGGACCGGATTCAAACGGTCCGACAACACTCAGCTGGAACCCGTCCGGCGGCTGGAGCTCTACAAGGACCGGCTCCGGATCGAGGCCGACGAAACGCTGACCGATGCCGAGCGGAAGGCGCGGCTCGGCGAAGTCGACGCCGCCCTCAAGGGCCTGGACCGGGAGTAG
- a CDS encoding sensor histidine kinase: protein MARRLPVPPLFGPREYFPSLAAKILLSVFVIFLVTSVTLYFFYSARIREQGMENLRNQLEAFASSKAAELSEPLWNFQDILLASLMRSYRDNGDLHRISLYDNSDKLVMEETPDGPDAGHTILTTARPLTRTVGGEVMTIGRLVVQYHDDRIRREIAGRRHEDLGSAALLALIVFVSGWFILHLVVGRPLQRLKLSLRHNARSDARMPLVWNSRDELGEVVAEYNNLLREVEHQTSQLVKKNTALEKLIAQRREAERKLARAHDDLEQTVARRTLELREANKELVRLDNQRSAFLSSASHELRTPLAAVLGFSKLVRKEFAKHFAPAAPRMELEKKSDVILGNLDIIAKEGDRLTRLINDLLDINKIEAGQMEWRDTLLNVPDELNRALRTMAPQLAGDGPVRLETDIPEWIPPLVFDPDRMQQLLLNLLSNAYKNTDSGTIRLTARHEGNTTRIAVSDTGRGIPERDLELIFHKFHQSENGRLGKPGGTGLGLAICRHIVDHYGGRITVESKLGHGSTFTVELPAQPF, encoded by the coding sequence ATGGCCCGCCGCCTGCCCGTGCCGCCGCTCTTCGGCCCCAGGGAATATTTCCCGTCCCTGGCGGCCAAGATTCTGCTGTCCGTGTTCGTGATCTTCCTGGTCACCAGCGTGACCCTGTATTTCTTCTATTCCGCGCGCATCCGGGAACAGGGCATGGAGAACCTGCGCAACCAGCTCGAGGCCTTCGCCTCCAGCAAGGCCGCCGAGCTGAGCGAACCGCTCTGGAATTTCCAGGACATCCTCCTGGCGAGTCTCATGCGCAGCTACCGGGACAACGGCGACCTGCATCGGATCAGCCTGTACGACAACAGCGACAAGCTGGTCATGGAGGAAACCCCGGACGGGCCCGATGCCGGACACACGATCCTGACCACGGCGAGGCCGCTGACCCGCACGGTCGGGGGCGAGGTCATGACCATCGGCAGGCTGGTCGTCCAATACCACGACGACCGCATCCGGCGGGAGATCGCCGGACGACGGCACGAGGATCTCGGCTCCGCCGCCCTGCTCGCCCTCATCGTCTTCGTCTCGGGCTGGTTCATCCTGCACCTGGTGGTGGGCCGTCCCCTCCAGCGGCTGAAGCTCTCCCTCAGGCACAACGCCAGGAGCGACGCCCGCATGCCGCTGGTCTGGAACAGTCGCGACGAGCTGGGCGAGGTCGTGGCCGAGTACAACAACCTGCTGCGCGAGGTGGAGCACCAGACTTCACAATTGGTAAAGAAAAACACGGCCCTGGAAAAACTAATCGCCCAGCGTAGAGAGGCGGAGCGCAAGCTGGCCCGGGCCCACGACGACCTGGAGCAGACCGTGGCCAGGCGAACCCTGGAGCTGCGCGAGGCGAACAAGGAGCTGGTCCGGCTGGACAACCAGCGCTCGGCCTTCCTGTCCTCGGCATCCCACGAGCTGCGCACTCCCCTGGCGGCGGTCCTCGGCTTCTCCAAGCTGGTGCGCAAGGAGTTTGCCAAGCACTTTGCCCCGGCCGCCCCAAGGATGGAGCTGGAGAAAAAGAGCGACGTCATCCTCGGCAACCTGGACATCATCGCCAAGGAGGGCGACCGGCTGACCCGGCTGATCAACGACCTGCTCGACATCAACAAGATCGAGGCGGGACAGATGGAGTGGCGGGATACCCTGCTCAACGTGCCGGACGAGCTGAACCGCGCCCTCCGGACCATGGCCCCGCAGCTCGCCGGGGACGGCCCGGTGCGCCTGGAGACCGACATCCCGGAGTGGATTCCGCCCCTGGTCTTCGACCCGGACCGCATGCAGCAGCTCCTCCTGAACCTGCTCTCCAATGCCTACAAGAACACGGACAGCGGGACCATCCGGCTCACGGCGCGGCACGAGGGAAACACCACCCGGATCGCCGTGAGCGACACCGGGCGGGGGATTCCGGAGCGGGACCTGGAACTCATCTTCCACAAATTCCATCAGAGCGAGAACGGCCGCCTGGGGAAACCGGGCGGCACGGGACTGGGATTGGCCATATGCAGGCACATCGTGGACCACTACGGGGGGCGGATCACGGTGGAATCCAAGCTCGGACACGGCTCCACCTTCACCGTGGAGCTGCCCGCGCAGCCCTTTTAA
- a CDS encoding protoheme IX farnesyltransferase: MIRDLARLARPKVSLAVATGTLFGALYHGGGGPQAVLLAPAGAFCLCAGCSALNQVQECGLDARMERTRNRPLASGRMGVGRGLFWAMIFGLAGLGLFLPAGGAPLFLVGLAIVAVYNGLYTPLKRVSPVALLAGGVAGAAPPLTGWLAAGGGWADPRILWVAAIFYLWQVPHFWLLAEKHREDYRRAGFAVLHAALPPRLRARLMGVWVGAYFVALGCLAGLAGPASLRFIVPPALLLAGALAAGFAATDRHGPATAAMHASLPLGLATLLLNTI; this comes from the coding sequence ATGATCCGAGACCTCGCGCGGCTGGCGCGGCCCAAGGTAAGCCTGGCCGTGGCGACCGGAACCCTGTTCGGCGCGCTCTATCACGGCGGGGGAGGGCCCCAGGCTGTCCTGCTCGCCCCGGCGGGCGCGTTCTGCCTGTGCGCCGGTTGCTCGGCCCTGAACCAGGTGCAGGAGTGTGGGCTCGACGCGCGCATGGAGCGCACCCGCAACCGCCCCTTGGCCTCCGGTAGGATGGGGGTCGGCCGCGGGCTGTTCTGGGCCATGATTTTCGGCTTGGCCGGTCTCGGCCTGTTTCTTCCGGCCGGGGGCGCTCCCCTGTTCCTGGTCGGTCTGGCCATCGTGGCCGTGTACAACGGGTTGTACACCCCGCTGAAGCGGGTCTCTCCCGTTGCCCTGCTGGCCGGGGGCGTGGCCGGGGCCGCACCGCCCCTGACCGGCTGGCTGGCCGCCGGGGGAGGGTGGGCCGACCCGCGCATCCTGTGGGTGGCGGCCATCTTCTATCTCTGGCAGGTGCCGCACTTCTGGCTGCTGGCCGAGAAGCACCGCGAGGACTATCGGCGCGCCGGGTTCGCCGTGCTCCACGCCGCCCTGCCGCCGCGCCTCCGGGCCAGGCTCATGGGGGTCTGGGTCGGGGCCTATTTCGTGGCTCTGGGCTGCCTGGCCGGGCTGGCCGGACCGGCCTCCCTGCGGTTCATCGTCCCGCCCGCGCTGCTCCTGGCCGGCGCCCTGGCCGCAGGGTTCGCCGCCACGGACCGCCACGGACCGGCAACGGCGGCCATGCACGCCTCCCTGCCTCTGGGGTTGGCCACGCTGCTTTTGAACACCATCTAG
- the coxB gene encoding cytochrome c oxidase subunit II: MYPQIFSAAKEVDQAFLIILGFAVFILVAVTVAMLYFLWRYDHKRNPHATDIKGSVWLEIIWTVLPTIIVLGLFWTGWTSFKAMRTIPEGAMTVSVEGRMWSWRFTYENGRTSNELVIPVNTPVRLALASRDVIHSFYVPAMRVKWDLVPGMETDAWLQSDTLGDYDIFCAEYCGLKHADMITLLRVLDQEEFDAWLAEGGAEEGEDVGLALLKEFGCFDCHSMDLSEDAAPSLLDLGGREQTVVLPDGTEKTIRPDADFIRQSVREPGATLVKGWGDEMPPYGDELSDAQLDAMIAYLLKPDRPDKGQALADELGCLGCHTTDGTDDVGPSFLGLYGSERKGKTADGKPYDLKADDAYLRRAIVEPSANVPEGFDDAMPIYDDLDQATLDQLLGYLKSLAGEGGQ; the protein is encoded by the coding sequence ATGTATCCGCAGATATTTTCCGCCGCAAAGGAAGTGGACCAGGCCTTCCTGATCATACTCGGGTTCGCCGTGTTCATCCTGGTGGCCGTGACCGTTGCCATGCTCTATTTCCTGTGGCGGTACGACCACAAACGCAATCCGCACGCCACGGACATCAAGGGGTCCGTCTGGCTGGAGATAATATGGACCGTCCTGCCGACGATCATCGTCCTGGGGCTGTTCTGGACCGGCTGGACCTCGTTCAAGGCCATGCGGACCATCCCGGAAGGGGCCATGACCGTGTCCGTGGAAGGGCGCATGTGGTCCTGGCGCTTCACCTACGAGAACGGGCGGACCTCCAACGAGCTGGTCATCCCGGTGAACACCCCGGTCCGGCTGGCCCTGGCCTCCCGCGACGTCATCCACTCCTTCTACGTCCCGGCCATGCGCGTGAAGTGGGACCTGGTCCCGGGCATGGAGACCGACGCCTGGCTGCAGTCCGACACCCTGGGCGACTACGACATCTTCTGCGCCGAATACTGCGGCCTGAAGCACGCGGACATGATCACCCTCCTGCGGGTGCTGGACCAGGAGGAGTTTGACGCCTGGCTGGCCGAGGGCGGCGCGGAAGAAGGCGAGGACGTAGGGCTGGCGCTGCTCAAGGAGTTCGGTTGCTTCGACTGCCACTCCATGGACCTCTCCGAGGACGCGGCCCCCAGCCTGCTCGACCTGGGCGGCCGGGAGCAGACCGTGGTCCTGCCCGACGGCACCGAGAAGACCATCCGGCCCGACGCGGACTTCATCCGCCAGTCCGTGCGCGAGCCCGGTGCCACCCTGGTCAAGGGGTGGGGCGACGAGATGCCGCCCTACGGCGACGAACTTTCCGATGCGCAGCTGGACGCCATGATCGCCTACCTGCTCAAGCCCGACAGGCCCGACAAGGGCCAGGCCCTGGCCGACGAGCTGGGCTGCCTCGGCTGCCACACCACGGACGGCACCGACGACGTCGGACCGAGCTTCCTCGGCCTGTACGGCTCGGAGCGGAAGGGCAAGACCGCCGACGGCAAGCCCTACGACCTCAAGGCGGACGACGCGTATCTCCGCCGGGCCATCGTGGAGCCGTCCGCCAACGTGCCCGAAGGGTTCGACGACGCCATGCCCATCTACGACGACCTGGACCAGGCCACCCTGGACCAGCTTCTCGGCTACCTGAAGTCCCTGGCGGGCGAGGGCGGGCAATGA
- a CDS encoding cytochrome C oxidase subunit IV family protein produces the protein MSENTNHHAPGYGLFIGIWGALMVLTAVTVGVAQVHLGFLNVVVAMAIASLKASLVVFFFMHLKYENRTLKTMVLVAFVILAIFIGFTFFDTANR, from the coding sequence ATGAGTGAAAACACGAATCATCACGCACCCGGCTACGGGCTGTTCATCGGCATATGGGGAGCGCTCATGGTCCTCACGGCGGTCACGGTGGGGGTGGCCCAGGTCCACCTGGGGTTCCTCAACGTGGTCGTGGCCATGGCCATCGCCTCCCTGAAGGCGTCCCTGGTGGTCTTCTTCTTCATGCATCTCAAGTACGAGAACCGGACGCTCAAGACCATGGTCCTGGTGGCCTTCGTCATCCTGGCCATCTTCATCGGGTTCACGTTCTTCGACACGGCGAACAGGTAG
- a CDS encoding cytochrome c oxidase subunit 3 family protein, which yields MTEHRDYVGAKMGMWLFLFTEILLFGGLFVLYSVTLGRYPTEFHEASKLLDVTMGTTNTVVLITSSLFAALSVAALQKGSRKTAELFIGLTMALACCFLVIKYFEWSHKIHAGIYPGGETLVQWEPGKQAFFSLYYTMTGLHGLHVIIGMGVFTWVWAMIRLERCTPDHFVALENAGLYWHLVDLIWIYLFPLYYLIT from the coding sequence ATGACTGAACACCGTGACTACGTCGGGGCCAAGATGGGCATGTGGCTCTTCCTGTTCACCGAGATACTTCTCTTCGGCGGCCTGTTCGTGCTCTATTCCGTGACCCTGGGGCGCTACCCCACGGAGTTCCACGAGGCGAGCAAGCTCCTGGACGTGACCATGGGGACCACCAACACCGTGGTCCTGATCACCTCCAGCCTGTTCGCGGCGCTGTCCGTGGCCGCGCTCCAGAAGGGCAGCCGGAAGACGGCCGAACTGTTCATCGGGCTGACCATGGCCCTGGCCTGCTGCTTCCTGGTCATCAAGTACTTCGAGTGGTCCCACAAGATCCACGCGGGCATCTACCCCGGCGGGGAGACCCTGGTCCAGTGGGAGCCGGGCAAGCAGGCGTTCTTCTCCCTGTACTACACCATGACCGGCCTGCACGGGCTGCACGTGATCATCGGCATGGGCGTGTTCACCTGGGTCTGGGCCATGATCCGGCTCGAGCGCTGCACCCCGGACCACTTCGTGGCCCTGGAGAACGCGGGCCTCTACTGGCATCTGGTGGACCTCATCTGGATCTATCTCTTTCCGCTCTATTACCTCATCACCTAG
- the ctaD gene encoding cytochrome c oxidase subunit I: protein MNVDAGFMAPGGKSWIREWLFTIDHKRIGMLYLWCIMAFFIVGVFLGLLIRMELFWPGRDFIGPQTYNAVFTLHGVIMIFIVVIPSIPAAFGNIFLPLQLGAEDVAFPRLNMFSFWLYLIGGATALISLFTGGGAPDTGWTFYVPFSAVTTTNVSVAVAGVFILGFSSILTGLNFIVTIHRLRAPGLSWTRLTLFAWALYATAWIQVLATPILSITVVLIIIERLLGMGIFDPARGGDPILYQHLFWIYSHPAVYIMILPAMGVISDIIPVFCRKSIFGYKTIVGSSLAIAFAGSLVWAHHMFVSGMSDTAVMVFSLLTFIVAVPSAIKVFNWLSTMYKGSIRLEPPLVYALGFIFLFAMGGITGLVLGSAGTDMHVHDTYFVVGHFHYVIFGGTGFGMFAAIHYWFPKMYGRMYNRKQAMIAAVLLIIGLNGLYFPMYLLGLQGMPRRYYDYLPQFTPLHQLSTYGSWITFVGLALMLWNLVRSRYKGAPCGRNPWKAATLEWTLPSPPPTHNFDEVPVVTHGPYDYSEVRDDD, encoded by the coding sequence ATGAACGTTGACGCCGGATTCATGGCTCCCGGAGGCAAATCCTGGATACGCGAGTGGCTCTTCACCATAGACCACAAGCGTATCGGCATGCTGTATCTGTGGTGCATCATGGCCTTTTTCATCGTCGGGGTGTTCCTCGGGCTGCTCATCCGCATGGAGCTGTTCTGGCCCGGCCGGGACTTCATCGGCCCGCAGACCTACAACGCGGTCTTCACCCTGCACGGGGTGATCATGATTTTCATCGTGGTCATTCCCTCCATCCCGGCGGCCTTCGGAAACATCTTCCTGCCGCTTCAACTGGGGGCCGAGGACGTGGCCTTCCCGCGGCTGAACATGTTCTCCTTCTGGCTCTACCTCATCGGCGGGGCCACGGCGCTGATCTCGCTGTTCACCGGCGGGGGCGCGCCCGACACGGGCTGGACCTTCTACGTCCCGTTCTCGGCGGTGACCACGACCAACGTCTCGGTGGCCGTGGCCGGGGTGTTCATCCTCGGCTTCTCGTCCATCCTGACCGGGTTGAACTTCATCGTCACCATTCACCGGCTGCGCGCGCCGGGGCTCTCCTGGACCCGGCTGACCCTGTTCGCCTGGGCGCTCTACGCCACGGCCTGGATCCAGGTGCTGGCCACCCCCATCCTGTCCATCACCGTGGTCCTGATCATCATCGAGCGGCTGCTCGGCATGGGCATCTTCGACCCGGCCCGGGGCGGCGACCCGATCCTCTACCAGCATCTCTTCTGGATCTATTCCCACCCGGCGGTCTACATCATGATCCTGCCCGCCATGGGCGTGATCTCGGACATCATCCCGGTCTTCTGCCGCAAGTCCATCTTCGGCTACAAGACCATCGTCGGCTCCTCCCTGGCCATCGCCTTTGCCGGCTCCCTGGTCTGGGCGCACCACATGTTCGTGTCGGGCATGTCGGACACGGCGGTCATGGTCTTCTCGCTGTTGACCTTCATCGTGGCCGTGCCTTCGGCCATCAAGGTCTTCAACTGGCTGTCCACCATGTACAAGGGGTCCATCCGGCTGGAGCCGCCCCTGGTCTATGCCCTGGGGTTCATCTTCCTGTTCGCCATGGGCGGCATCACCGGCCTGGTGCTCGGCAGCGCGGGCACGGACATGCACGTCCACGACACCTATTTCGTAGTCGGCCATTTCCATTACGTCATCTTCGGCGGCACCGGCTTCGGCATGTTTGCCGCCATCCACTACTGGTTCCCCAAGATGTACGGACGGATGTACAACCGCAAGCAGGCCATGATCGCGGCCGTGCTGCTGATCATCGGTCTCAACGGGCTGTACTTCCCCATGTACCTGCTGGGGCTGCAGGGCATGCCGCGCCGCTACTACGACTATCTGCCGCAGTTCACCCCGCTGCACCAGCTGTCCACCTACGGCTCCTGGATCACCTTCGTGGGGTTGGCCCTGATGCTCTGGAACCTGGTCCGGTCGCGCTACAAGGGCGCTCCGTGCGGGCGCAACCCGTGGAAGGCGGCCACCCTGGAGTGGACCCTGCCGTCCCCGCCGCCGACCCACAACTTCGACGAAGTGCCGGTCGTGACCCACGGCCCGTACGACTACAGCGAGGTGCGGGACGATGACTGA
- a CDS encoding SCO family protein produces the protein MRSFILVLALCLLAAAPCRAAGEDGAMTTGHSAMEQGVMESPVDHAATDHSTMDHAATGDMAAGDAGEAVHDAMDHAAQGDMAADMAADGIAEHDHAKMMEEAEEADLPVGIEEHLGDMLPDVAFTDSEGKEVRLLSLMDTPVLLLPIYYRCPDVCNLLQGSVASILPQVKLVPGKELKVVSLSFDARETQKDAARAKRNYTAISGDAFPAEYWTFLTGDQQAIDATLKAIGYTVQKQAGLWAHPVAAIAIAPGGKIVRYLYGSSFLPFDITMAGTEAAQGKTGLSVKRLLSYCYNYDPQGRRYVFDILRVSGFAILGFVGLFLAWLFLGGRKKRR, from the coding sequence ATGCGTTCCTTCATCCTCGTCCTGGCTCTCTGTCTTCTTGCGGCCGCCCCCTGTCGGGCGGCCGGAGAGGACGGGGCCATGACCACCGGCCATTCGGCCATGGAACAAGGGGTCATGGAGTCTCCCGTGGATCACGCGGCCACGGATCATTCAACCATGGACCATGCGGCCACCGGCGACATGGCGGCGGGTGACGCGGGCGAGGCCGTTCACGACGCCATGGACCATGCGGCCCAGGGCGACATGGCTGCGGACATGGCCGCGGACGGGATCGCCGAACACGACCACGCCAAGATGATGGAGGAGGCCGAGGAGGCAGACCTGCCCGTGGGCATCGAGGAACACCTGGGCGACATGCTCCCCGACGTGGCCTTCACCGACTCCGAGGGCAAGGAGGTCCGGCTGCTCTCCCTGATGGACACCCCGGTCCTGCTGCTGCCCATCTATTACCGCTGTCCCGACGTCTGCAACCTGCTCCAGGGCTCGGTGGCCTCCATCCTGCCCCAGGTGAAGCTTGTTCCGGGCAAGGAGCTCAAGGTCGTCTCCCTGAGCTTCGACGCCCGCGAGACCCAAAAGGACGCGGCCAGGGCCAAGCGCAACTACACGGCCATTTCGGGCGACGCCTTCCCGGCCGAGTACTGGACCTTCCTGACCGGCGACCAGCAGGCCATCGACGCCACGCTCAAGGCCATCGGCTACACGGTCCAGAAGCAGGCCGGGCTGTGGGCGCATCCGGTGGCGGCCATCGCCATCGCGCCCGGCGGCAAGATCGTGCGCTATCTCTACGGCTCAAGCTTCCTGCCCTTCGACATCACCATGGCGGGAACCGAGGCGGCCCAGGGCAAGACCGGGCTTTCCGTAAAGCGGCTGCTCTCCTACTGCTACAACTACGACCCCCAGGGGCGGCGGTATGTCTTCGACATCCTGCGCGTCTCCGGGTTCGCCATCCTGGGCTTCGTGGGCCTGTTCCTGGCCTGGTTGTTCCTGGGGGGCAGGAAAAAGAGGCGCTAG
- a CDS encoding c-type cytochrome: protein MKKVFAILTIILCFGVTAAFAVDGGEVYQKRCAKCHRDGSESSKAGGDVVLKGQSAQEIEMKLTGYVDGTYGGAKKKVMERMAKGLSGDELKAVSAYIGSL, encoded by the coding sequence ATGAAAAAAGTATTCGCCATTCTGACCATCATACTCTGTTTCGGCGTGACTGCCGCCTTTGCCGTGGACGGCGGTGAGGTGTACCAGAAACGGTGCGCCAAGTGCCATCGCGACGGCTCGGAATCCTCCAAGGCCGGCGGCGACGTCGTGCTCAAGGGCCAGTCCGCCCAGGAGATCGAGATGAAGCTCACCGGCTATGTGGACGGCACTTACGGCGGGGCCAAGAAAAAGGTCATGGAGCGCATGGCCAAGGGGCTGTCCGGCGACGAACTCAAGGCCGTCTCCGCCTACATAGGCTCCCTGTAA